One window of Neisseria subflava genomic DNA carries:
- a CDS encoding DUF927 domain-containing protein: protein MKNTETAKQESPNDYNLENIELFRPRPHFEIDNQGVWWVNVRTDKDGDIIESEPQFLSDPIDIIGTGQDNDGAYYRIIKFKDKITRQQKTAALPQAEIGTVQGWQRLQNFGLVIMSGRAKRERLADYLQKEGSPIAFTITDRAGWNGDAYILAGGEAVNADGTNILYNGDTSQKDGYTEKGSLKEWQEQAARYAENNSRLCLALGASFAAPLLSLLNEESGGFHLMGDSSDGKTTAAKVALSVWGKPSGSLLSWSGTKIGFSNTAAARNDGLLVLDEIGQASPHVIGDTVYSVMNGINKVQGAKQGGNRALSRWKVMMFSTGEKTPDSILKHHKGDWNAGQAARLPSIRAAAQYGIYDTLHGFEDGALLSEHIAQSTEKYHGTAGRLFIRQLLDDLEQAKQQATERMAAFMATIPELSGQARRVAKRFAIAAAALELAAPVTGLPVGVGMAGVKKCFDEWLEANGAGKHEDRRIIEQAEDFIAQHALGTRFMEWSDKSTNKDHAGYRKQEGEKLELWVIRRVFANEIAQSFDEAKVCRVLADNGLLKYNHKNRGYQHQRKGNGWFHVLATNIELDD, encoded by the coding sequence ATGAAAAATACCGAAACAGCGAAGCAGGAAAGCCCTAACGATTACAACCTTGAGAATATCGAGCTATTCCGCCCGCGCCCTCACTTTGAAATCGATAATCAGGGCGTATGGTGGGTAAACGTTAGAACCGATAAAGACGGCGATATTATCGAATCAGAGCCGCAATTCCTTTCCGACCCTATCGACATCATAGGCACGGGGCAAGACAATGACGGCGCGTATTATCGGATTATCAAGTTTAAAGACAAAATCACACGCCAACAAAAGACCGCCGCCCTACCACAAGCAGAAATCGGCACAGTTCAAGGCTGGCAGCGTTTGCAGAATTTCGGCCTAGTCATCATGAGCGGACGGGCAAAAAGGGAAAGACTGGCAGACTATTTGCAGAAAGAGGGAAGCCCGATAGCCTTTACCATTACCGACCGCGCCGGTTGGAACGGGGACGCCTACATACTGGCAGGCGGGGAAGCCGTTAATGCAGACGGCACAAACATTCTATACAACGGAGACACCAGCCAAAAAGACGGTTACACAGAAAAAGGCAGCCTCAAGGAATGGCAGGAGCAGGCAGCGCGATACGCAGAGAACAATAGCCGCCTATGCCTTGCTTTGGGAGCTTCATTTGCCGCCCCGTTGCTTTCCCTGTTAAACGAAGAATCGGGGGGCTTCCACTTGATGGGCGATTCTTCAGACGGCAAAACCACAGCCGCAAAAGTAGCCTTGAGCGTATGGGGCAAACCATCAGGAAGCCTGTTGTCTTGGAGCGGTACGAAAATAGGCTTTTCCAACACAGCCGCCGCCCGTAATGATGGCTTGCTGGTGTTGGACGAAATAGGACAGGCAAGCCCGCACGTTATCGGCGATACTGTTTATAGCGTTATGAACGGTATCAACAAAGTGCAAGGCGCAAAACAAGGCGGAAACCGCGCTTTAAGCCGCTGGAAAGTGATGATGTTTTCCACTGGCGAAAAGACCCCCGATTCCATCTTGAAGCACCATAAGGGCGATTGGAACGCAGGACAAGCCGCCCGCCTGCCTAGTATCAGAGCCGCCGCGCAATACGGCATTTATGACACTTTGCACGGATTTGAAGATGGCGCATTGTTGAGTGAGCATATCGCCCAATCAACAGAAAAATATCACGGAACGGCAGGAAGACTATTTATCCGACAGCTTTTAGACGACCTAGAACAAGCCAAACAGCAGGCAACGGAGCGCATGGCCGCATTTATGGCAACCATTCCCGAACTATCAGGACAGGCGCGAAGAGTAGCGAAACGCTTTGCGATTGCCGCCGCTGCTTTGGAACTTGCCGCCCCTGTTACCGGCTTGCCCGTAGGTGTAGGCATGGCAGGCGTGAAAAAATGCTTTGATGAATGGCTAGAAGCCAACGGAGCAGGAAAACACGAAGACCGCCGAATCATTGAGCAGGCAGAGGATTTTATCGCCCAGCACGCATTAGGCACGCGGTTTATGGAATGGAGCGATAAAAGCACCAATAAAGACCATGCAGGATATAGGAAACAGGAGGGGGAAAAATTGGAATTATGGGTAATCCGCCGTGTCTTTGCCAATGAAATCGCCCAAAGTTTCGATGAAGCGAAAGTTTGCCGCGTATTAGCAGATAATGGATTGTTGAAATATAACCACAAAAATAGAGGCTATCAACACCAGCGGAAAGGTAACGGCTGGTTTCATGTTTTAGCTACAAATATAGAACTGGACGACTAA
- a CDS encoding endonuclease/exonuclease/phosphatase family protein: MSPRPVTITSYNMHKGMSALNRKVQVNRMADALGALGSDVLFLQEVQGQHLNRSRRTDFPDAPHYDIIGDSLDYHRSYGKNAVYPKRHHGNAILSRLPLKTENNLNISVNKLEQRGLLHCEVVPEGWEDPLVCLCVHLNLREPDRLKQYRAISNYVDRHINSDSPLIIAGDFNDWRQKSAHELGRALDLNEVFVDNTGKRPKTFPSRLPILSLDRIYTRNLDVIDSEIHNSKDWQYLSDHLPLSVTVRPHRKMNMKSDRKM; this comes from the coding sequence ATGTCTCCCCGTCCAGTTACCATTACTTCCTACAATATGCACAAAGGCATGTCTGCGCTCAACCGCAAAGTGCAGGTCAACCGCATGGCTGACGCGCTGGGTGCATTGGGTTCGGACGTTTTGTTTTTACAAGAAGTCCAAGGACAACATCTCAACAGAAGCCGCCGTACCGACTTTCCCGATGCGCCGCATTACGACATCATCGGCGACAGCCTCGATTATCATCGCAGCTACGGCAAAAATGCCGTCTATCCCAAACGACACCACGGCAACGCCATTCTCAGCCGCCTACCGCTGAAAACGGAAAACAACCTCAACATCAGCGTCAATAAACTCGAACAGCGCGGCCTGTTGCATTGCGAAGTCGTGCCCGAAGGTTGGGAAGATCCGCTGGTGTGTCTGTGCGTCCACCTCAATCTGCGCGAGCCTGACCGCCTTAAACAATACCGCGCCATCAGCAACTATGTTGACCGCCATATCAACTCTGACAGCCCCTTGATTATCGCCGGTGATTTCAATGACTGGCGGCAGAAATCAGCCCATGAGCTGGGCAGGGCATTAGATTTGAACGAAGTATTTGTCGATAATACAGGCAAACGCCCCAAAACCTTCCCTTCGCGCCTGCCCATCCTCAGTCTCGACCGCATTTACACGCGCAATCTTGATGTCATCGATTCTGAAATCCACAACAGTAAAGACTGGCAGTATTTATCAGATCATCTTCCATTGAGTGTAACGGTTAGACCGCATCGTAAAATGAATATGAAATCCGATAGAAAAATGTAA
- a CDS encoding DUF7146 domain-containing protein has protein sequence MKPTYQDIKAVAQYRWPEIHAALGIDPRYLKNKHQPCPACGGKDRFRYDDKDGNGTFICSHYNNGAGDGFGLVMHFFGCDFQTALKQVSGILGMDNANPLPIPPTRPQAQPRPEKDQIEELAALWRSTEPIRPDSPVIQYLKSRGLDMAHLPENVRFLPEKDYWTTGEDKPLLLGSFPCMVCAIRDMDEELQGLHLTYLQPSYDKPCGEDGLHAPRYQKLAIKGPVTGETLPAKKMRSRKKGSISGQAVHLFPIPENGRLVIAEGIETALAARELYKAYDWGLCAALSANSLANFHFLNGIKEIVIIADNDTPRPVGYRAAYDLAMRAIKQGIKASIWQSKTPGYDALDELNEKKQSDNHSGGQTA, from the coding sequence ATGAAACCAACATACCAAGACATTAAAGCCGTCGCGCAATACCGCTGGCCGGAAATACACGCCGCATTAGGCATAGACCCGCGATACCTGAAAAACAAACACCAGCCCTGCCCCGCGTGTGGAGGGAAAGACCGTTTCAGATATGACGACAAGGACGGAAACGGCACATTCATTTGCAGCCATTACAACAACGGCGCGGGCGATGGTTTCGGCTTGGTAATGCACTTTTTCGGGTGTGATTTTCAGACGGCCTTAAAGCAGGTTTCAGGCATTTTAGGCATGGACAATGCAAACCCTTTGCCGATACCGCCAACACGCCCACAAGCGCAACCACGCCCCGAAAAAGACCAAATCGAGGAACTGGCCGCATTGTGGAGAAGCACAGAACCTATCCGCCCCGATTCCCCTGTTATCCAGTATTTGAAATCACGCGGTTTGGACATGGCGCATTTACCCGAAAACGTCCGTTTCCTACCTGAAAAAGACTATTGGACAACAGGCGAAGATAAGCCGCTGTTGCTTGGTAGTTTCCCCTGTATGGTTTGCGCTATCCGCGATATGGACGAAGAGCTACAAGGCTTACACCTAACCTATTTACAGCCTAGCTATGACAAGCCATGCGGAGAGGACGGACTACACGCCCCGCGCTACCAGAAACTGGCAATCAAAGGCCCTGTAACAGGCGAAACATTACCGGCCAAGAAAATGAGAAGCCGCAAGAAAGGCAGTATATCGGGGCAAGCCGTCCACCTGTTCCCGATTCCTGAAAATGGCCGTCTTGTCATTGCAGAGGGCATAGAAACCGCCCTTGCCGCCCGTGAATTGTACAAGGCTTACGATTGGGGCTTATGCGCGGCCTTGAGCGCAAACAGCTTGGCAAATTTTCACTTTTTGAACGGTATAAAAGAGATTGTGATTATTGCCGATAACGACACGCCCCGCCCCGTTGGTTACAGAGCCGCTTATGACTTGGCAATGCGAGCCATTAAGCAGGGAATCAAGGCGAGTATATGGCAAAGCAAAACGCCGGGCTATGACGCACTGGACGAACTGAACGAGAAAAAGCAATCAGACAATCATTCCGGAGGACAGACAGCATGA
- a CDS encoding DedA family protein, producing the protein MISILIDFILHIDQHLVHLSAQYGPWIYAILFVVIFCETGLVVTPFLPGDSLLFAAGGIAAIGGMNIHVMVLLLLAAAILGDAANFMIGKYFGQKLFANPDSKIFRRSYLEKTHAFYEKHGGKTIIIARFVPIVRTFAPFVAGMGDMHYGTFIRYNIIGAMLWVLSFSYAGYFFANIPVVKNNLGLVMAAIIVISILPAVVEVVRAKLNAKK; encoded by the coding sequence GTGATTTCTATCCTTATTGATTTCATCCTCCATATCGACCAACACCTTGTCCACCTCTCCGCCCAATACGGCCCGTGGATTTACGCGATTTTGTTTGTTGTGATTTTCTGCGAAACCGGTTTGGTCGTAACACCATTTTTACCCGGCGACTCACTGCTGTTTGCTGCAGGCGGTATTGCGGCCATCGGCGGCATGAACATCCACGTCATGGTATTGCTGCTCTTAGCGGCCGCCATTCTAGGCGATGCGGCCAACTTTATGATTGGCAAATATTTTGGACAAAAACTGTTTGCCAATCCTGATTCCAAAATTTTCCGCCGTTCGTATTTGGAAAAAACCCATGCGTTCTATGAAAAACACGGCGGCAAAACCATCATCATTGCGCGCTTTGTGCCGATTGTGCGGACGTTTGCGCCATTTGTCGCAGGCATGGGCGATATGCACTATGGCACGTTTATCCGTTACAACATTATCGGCGCGATGTTGTGGGTATTGTCGTTTTCCTATGCAGGCTACTTCTTCGCCAATATCCCCGTCGTCAAAAACAATCTGGGCTTAGTTATGGCGGCAATCATCGTGATTTCGATTTTACCTGCGGTAGTCGAAGTCGTCCGCGCCAAACTTAACGCCAAAAAATAA
- the hda gene encoding DnaA regulatory inactivator Hda yields the protein MNQLIFDFASHDYPGFDKFLGTENAELVYVLQHKHGQFIYVWGEEGAGKSHLLQAWVAQALDAGRNALYIDAAATPLTEAALDAEYLAIDQIEKLNNEEQALLFAIFNRFRNSGKGFLLLSSEYTPQQLVIREDLRTRMAYCLVYEVKPLTDREKINALVSMAAARQVTIDPEIFEYLLNHWRRDMDSLMQMLDTLDNYAVMMGKRITLPLLRQLLKQQETQ from the coding sequence GTGAACCAGCTCATCTTCGATTTTGCCAGCCATGATTATCCCGGCTTCGACAAATTTCTGGGAACAGAAAATGCCGAGCTGGTGTATGTGTTGCAGCACAAACATGGGCAGTTTATCTATGTGTGGGGCGAAGAGGGCGCAGGCAAAAGCCATCTCTTGCAGGCATGGGTCGCACAGGCGCTCGATGCCGGACGAAATGCCCTCTATATTGATGCCGCCGCCACGCCGCTGACAGAAGCCGCGTTGGATGCAGAATATCTCGCCATTGACCAAATCGAAAAGCTCAATAATGAAGAACAGGCTTTACTGTTTGCCATCTTCAACCGCTTCCGCAACAGCGGCAAAGGCTTTTTGCTTTTGAGTTCCGAATATACGCCGCAACAGCTCGTTATCCGCGAAGACCTGCGCACACGCATGGCGTATTGCTTGGTTTACGAAGTCAAACCGCTGACCGACCGGGAAAAAATCAATGCGCTCGTCAGCATGGCGGCCGCCCGTCAGGTAACCATCGATCCGGAAATCTTCGAATACCTGCTGAACCATTGGCGGCGCGATATGGACAGTCTGATGCAAATGCTCGATACCCTTGACAACTACGCCGTTATGATGGGCAAGCGTATTACTTTGCCGCTTTTGCGCCAGCTTTTAAAACAACAGGAAACCCAATGA
- a CDS encoding TonB family protein, producing the protein MKTTKLLASALLFAAVFGTAQAADTETLEAMKAQNGSVKTVLMDVFTTPAGNVDRVNIIQSSGNPEMDERAVKSVSKYPYPKRKTASKYQHTVTFETNVEVINN; encoded by the coding sequence ATGAAAACGACTAAACTCCTCGCCTCAGCCCTGTTGTTTGCCGCTGTATTCGGTACAGCACAAGCAGCCGATACCGAAACTCTGGAAGCCATGAAAGCGCAAAACGGCAGCGTTAAAACCGTTTTGATGGATGTCTTCACAACTCCTGCCGGCAATGTTGACCGCGTGAATATCATTCAATCCAGCGGCAATCCTGAAATGGACGAACGCGCAGTGAAAAGCGTTTCCAAATATCCTTATCCGAAACGTAAAACTGCATCTAAATACCAACATACCGTTACTTTTGAGACCAATGTTGAAGTAATCAACAACTGA
- a CDS encoding uracil-DNA glycosylase produces the protein MLSEEKEDLIEGLIDEIKNMRGDPLEYTGNKLVISRGNSKAKLLIIGEAPGPIENEEGEPFRGPAGILLDEMLESEKFKLDQDIYIINAVFRMPPGKNGKKFGRPSTKVIEYYRPYILKFIRLIEPKIIVLLGNSACKSVLDKVGITKLRGEWKCEKDICHFIMPTYHPSYVRMKKNQYLNLVKNDIKMIRKKFDEPTM, from the coding sequence ATGTTATCTGAAGAAAAGGAGGATCTTATTGAAGGGTTAATTGATGAAATTAAAAATATGCGTGGTGATCCCTTAGAATATACGGGTAACAAGCTTGTTATCAGTCGTGGAAATTCAAAAGCAAAGTTGTTAATTATCGGTGAAGCTCCTGGACCAATAGAAAACGAAGAGGGAGAACCTTTTAGAGGTCCTGCTGGTATTCTGCTAGACGAGATGTTGGAGAGTGAGAAATTTAAACTAGACCAGGATATATATATTATTAACGCGGTGTTTCGCATGCCACCAGGTAAAAATGGAAAAAAGTTCGGTCGGCCAAGTACTAAAGTGATTGAATATTACCGCCCGTATATTTTGAAGTTCATTAGACTGATAGAACCAAAGATAATAGTTTTGCTTGGTAATTCTGCATGCAAATCAGTATTGGATAAAGTTGGAATTACTAAGTTGAGAGGTGAGTGGAAATGTGAGAAAGATATTTGCCATTTTATTATGCCGACCTATCATCCTTCGTATGTGCGGATGAAAAAGAATCAATATCTGAATCTGGTAAAAAATGATATCAAAATGATTCGCAAGAAGTTTGATGAACCTACTATGTAA
- a CDS encoding MBOAT family O-acyltransferase, with the protein MPLLSIEFAVFFIVFLPVYWAFARLPQVQNVLLLVAGLGWLYRIDPIFAALILVYSSVVYLISVLMFSENENIRKFWLGCGISAALTVLCFFKYFDFFRPIIQQYTGQSAVIDILLPLGLSYYTFQSLAYMVYCYREPKGDRFEWHELLLHLSFFPTITSGPIIRAAAFKSIDGEQAGALVQIRTKQARQLIYPALAVGLIVLGIAKKWWLAGVLAEGWVSPVFENPAQFDGWGVLSAIYGYTFQLFFDFSGYSDLVIGLAMLLGFQLPKNFAAPLRAINIRDFWDRWHISLSTWIRDYIYIPLGGSKKGFGRTQLNLMIAMLLSGIWHGYGWSFLIWGALHGAALVFLNCGDKIVGRNALGRLKIGKPLAWLFTFHFVCFAFVVFNSATLADTEMLFSALFANDKGWNAPLPTDLMLLGAFAMMLLLYPYLLRLFEASIKGLDKLPAWLWFIPITLILALIIVFAPSGIPGFIYANF; encoded by the coding sequence ATGCCGTTGCTGTCTATTGAGTTTGCGGTATTCTTTATCGTATTTTTGCCAGTGTACTGGGCATTTGCACGTTTGCCGCAAGTTCAAAACGTTTTACTTTTGGTTGCCGGGCTAGGCTGGCTTTACCGTATCGACCCTATTTTTGCCGCGCTGATTTTGGTTTACTCGTCTGTGGTTTACCTGATCAGCGTGCTGATGTTTTCTGAAAACGAGAATATCCGCAAATTTTGGCTGGGTTGCGGTATTTCGGCGGCATTGACTGTTTTGTGTTTCTTCAAATATTTCGACTTTTTCCGCCCAATTATTCAGCAATATACGGGGCAAAGCGCCGTCATCGACATCCTTTTGCCTTTGGGCTTGTCTTATTACACTTTCCAATCGCTGGCTTACATGGTGTATTGCTACCGCGAGCCTAAGGGAGACCGTTTTGAATGGCATGAGCTCCTACTGCACCTGAGCTTCTTCCCCACCATCACATCCGGCCCGATTATCCGTGCGGCTGCTTTTAAAAGTATAGATGGCGAACAGGCGGGGGCATTGGTGCAAATCCGCACCAAACAGGCACGCCAGCTGATTTATCCGGCTTTGGCGGTCGGCCTGATTGTATTGGGCATTGCTAAAAAATGGTGGCTTGCCGGCGTATTGGCGGAAGGCTGGGTATCACCTGTTTTTGAAAATCCGGCCCAGTTCGACGGCTGGGGCGTGTTGTCTGCGATTTATGGCTACACCTTCCAACTCTTTTTCGACTTTTCCGGCTACTCGGATTTGGTCATCGGCTTGGCCATGCTACTCGGCTTCCAGCTGCCGAAAAACTTTGCCGCGCCGCTTCGCGCCATCAACATCCGCGACTTCTGGGACAGATGGCACATCAGCCTGTCCACTTGGATTCGCGACTATATCTATATCCCTTTGGGCGGCAGCAAAAAAGGCTTCGGACGCACCCAGCTCAATCTGATGATTGCCATGTTGCTTTCCGGCATTTGGCATGGCTACGGCTGGAGCTTTTTGATTTGGGGTGCGCTGCACGGTGCGGCGTTGGTGTTCCTTAACTGCGGCGATAAAATCGTCGGCCGCAATGCCTTAGGCCGTCTGAAAATCGGCAAACCGCTTGCCTGGCTGTTTACCTTCCATTTCGTTTGTTTCGCTTTTGTCGTCTTCAACAGCGCAACGCTTGCCGATACGGAAATGCTGTTCAGCGCCTTATTTGCCAATGATAAAGGTTGGAACGCGCCTCTGCCGACCGACCTCATGTTGCTGGGTGCATTTGCGATGATGCTTTTGCTATACCCGTATTTACTCCGCTTATTTGAAGCATCGATAAAAGGCTTGGACAAACTGCCTGCATGGCTGTGGTTTATCCCCATCACGCTTATCCTCGCACTGATTATCGTCTTCGCCCCGTCCGGCATTCCCGGCTTTATTTATGCCAACTTCTAA
- a CDS encoding HAD family hydrolase, whose protein sequence is MKNLAIFDLDNTLINTDSDHSWPQYLIKKGIVDAAETEAQNEKFYQDYQNGCLDIDAFLKFHLAPLARFSKEELAEFHREFMAEYIVPHISPMQRMLVQSHQMAGDEMLVISSTNEFIITPICHLFGIHNIIGTQLETGEDGRYTGNYVGMPSLKEGKITRLNQWLAERGETFESYGKVYFYSDSKNDLPLLRIVDEPVAVNPDAELEKEAKAKGWPILNFK, encoded by the coding sequence ATGAAAAACCTTGCCATTTTCGACCTCGACAACACCTTAATCAATACCGATTCGGATCACTCCTGGCCGCAATACCTGATTAAAAAAGGCATAGTCGATGCGGCTGAAACCGAGGCGCAAAATGAAAAGTTCTACCAAGACTATCAAAACGGTTGTCTTGATATCGATGCCTTCCTCAAATTCCATCTCGCGCCTTTAGCCCGTTTCAGCAAGGAGGAATTGGCTGAGTTTCATCGCGAGTTTATGGCCGAATATATTGTTCCGCATATTTCTCCGATGCAGCGTATGCTGGTGCAAAGCCATCAAATGGCGGGCGACGAAATGCTGGTTATTTCTTCGACCAACGAATTCATCATTACCCCAATCTGCCATCTTTTTGGTATTCACAACATTATCGGCACACAGCTTGAAACCGGCGAAGACGGCCGATATACCGGCAACTATGTCGGTATGCCCAGCCTGAAAGAAGGCAAAATTACCCGATTGAACCAATGGCTTGCCGAGCGAGGCGAGACCTTTGAAAGCTACGGTAAGGTTTATTTTTACAGCGACTCCAAAAACGACTTGCCGCTGCTTCGTATCGTGGATGAACCTGTCGCCGTCAATCCGGATGCCGAGCTGGAAAAAGAAGCCAAAGCAAAAGGTTGGCCGATTTTGAATTTCAAATAA